Genomic DNA from Vibrio tubiashii ATCC 19109:
AACGCTTTTACGAAACCTGCAATTTCCTGTTTGGTTTCATTTTGTACTCGAATCAACATCAGTAGCATCGCCATCTGGTCGTCACCGCATTGACCATCAAGATACTCGTCCATGATTTGGTAAGCCTGATCAAAGGTTAGCGGCTTGCGTCCTCGCTCTCCTCGTCCAACCGTTCGGATACATTCTAGAATTGAGCTCATACTTCCTCTTGTGAGATCACTGACTCTATGGTCATGTTTAGTTCTTCTCGCAGTTTGACGACTTCGCCTAAGATAATCAATGCTGGGCTGACCCCTTTTAACTCTTTCGCTTTAGCAGTTAACGAGTTTAAACACGACACATGTACCTTTTGCTGACGGCTACAGCCGTGAGTAATGATGGCAAGCGGAAAATCTGGATTGAGACCTTGCTCGACCAGCCCTTGCTGAATCTCTTGCGCTTTCTCCAGCCCCATATAAAAAACCAGAGTTTGACCTGCTTTAACAAGCTCAGACCAAGCAGGCAGCGCTCCTGTCACCACCTGCCCTGTCACGAAGGTAACACTTCTAGCGATTTTTCTATGAGTTAAAGGGATATAGGAAGACGCCGCGCAACCTATAGCGGCTGTGATACCTGGAATTACCTCAAACTCAATGTTGTGCTTTGCGAGTAGTAATCCTTCTTCACCACCGCGACCAAATATGAAGGGGTCACCGCCTTTTAGCCTGACGACACGTTTACCTAGTTTCGCCAGCTCGACTAAAAATTGGCTAATCTCTTCCTGCTTTAAGCTTGGCTGACCGCAGCGCTTACCCACATAAATTTGTTGGCATTTATCTGCAGCAAAATCCAATATCTCTCTGTTTACTAAACGATCAAATACAATCACGTCAGCCTGTTGAATCGCTTTCAGCGCTTTTATTGTCAGTAACTCTGGATCATTGGGGCCTGCACCAACCAGTTGCACCTTTCCTCGCTTGATGCCTTCTGAATCACAGCCACTACCCGTAAGAATCGGCTGTTTTACATATTGATGAGCAATGAAACCTGCGCCACGTAGCCCAAATTGCGAACCCTCTTTAACTCTTTTGCCTAATTTCATAGCACGCTCCTATTTCGCAATCAGTATTGTTTGTCCGTGGCTTGCGACAAGACGCTCAACTTGGGGCAAGCAAGAGCCGCAGTTCGTACCGCACTTGAGTTTAGTTTTCAGCTGATTGATGCTTGTGCAATCTCCACTCTCCAATTCACGGAGAATCTGTTTGTCGCTCACTCTAAAGCAACTACAAATAAGCTCACTGGCTTCCTGCTGGCTAGAGACGGACAACAAAGCTGAAAAGGTCAGAGGTTTACCGATTAAACCTGCAAGATTTGACACATCGACCTCAATCGGGAGCTGAGAGGTCATGAGTAGAGAACGAATGATTTTGTCTTCTCCCACTTCGTCATAACAAACTGTTAGCCACCCACTAGCAAGCTCTAGAACGACTTTGCGTTTATGTGGAGTTTCACCAAGCTCTGTCGCGAAAGATTTGTCATAAAACTTTGTATCTGCAAAACGCCAAACGCCGACTCGCTCTTCAGTTTGAAATGATTGGTAAATGAAATCGTGTTCAACAAATCGCTCACCAAGATAAAGGCCATAAGTTTGTGCTTTTACCGGGAACAACTCCACTGGTTGGGATTTAAATGCTGGTTGTCCAGAAGAAGGATCAGCAATGCGGCTTACCACAGCATTAACCTGACTTTCGCCTCCATACTCTCCTGCCCAGTGCATCGACATAAACAGTTGTCTTTTGCCTAATCCATCATCAATTGCCACTCTCGCAATAATCTTTCGCTCTGTCTCTGAGCTAACTAAGGCGACCAACCGGCCTGACTTAACGTCCATATAAGCCGCAGAACGACTACTCATATACACCGTTGGTTCAGGTTCGGTCGCCGCAAGATGGGAAATGTAGCCAGTACGAGTCATGGTATGCCACTGATCTCTTTGTCTCCCAGTATTTAACCACCATGATTGGTCCTGCTGTTTTGTTGGCAGTGCAGGGATAACGAACCTCGCTTTACGATCGGCAAAGCTAAATTGGCCGTTGTGTAAAGGTCTTTCTCCTCCCCACTGAATAGGTTGCCAGTTTAGGTACTCTTCATCGGTCATATTCGCGAACTCGGACAGATCAAGTAACAATGAGCTCTGCGTATTCAATCCAGTCATAGCCGCATATTCTCTAAACACGTCGGCCTCACGAGCAAAATCAAAGGCATTTTCTCGGCCTTGTAACTCACATAGCCTTGCGCCCACATCACTGATCGCTTGCCAATCTGGCTTAGCTGCACCTTTCGCGAGCATAAACTGCCGTTGGCGAGTGAGCATACGCTCGGAGTTGGTCACCATTCCTTGCTTCTCCCCCCAACCTGAGGCAGGCAGCAACAAATCGGCATACTTGGCGATATCAGAATCAGCGGTTACATCCGATACGATAACGAGCGGGCATTTTTCGAGTGCACGTTTTACAAACGCGTTGTCAGGCATTGAAACTACAGGGTTGGTCGCCATGATCCAAATCACCTGAATATCGCCACGGTCAACGGCTTCAAACATCTCAATCGCTTTTAGACCCGGTTGCTGAGCAAGGGTATCTGTGTTCCAAAACTCACTGACAAGCTTTATCGATTCAGGGTCAAACCCTCTATGAATTGCTAACTGATTCGCTAGCCCACCGACTTCTCTCCCTCCCATGGCGTTCGGCTGACCAGTAATTGAAAACGGCCCCGCGCCCTGAATACCAATCTTACCCGTCGCAAGGTGAGCATTAATAATGGTGTTGGCCTTGTCCGCGCCGTATTGGGATTGATTTACCCCTTGGCAAAACAGTGTGATGGTTTTTCTGGTCGTAGCAAACCAGCGATAAAAGGTTTTAAGTTGCTCTTGGCTCAGTTCTAGTTTCTCACACAGCGCTTCTATGCCGAACTCTTTGCTCATAACGAGATCAACTAACGCGCCGAACCCAGATGTATGAGACTCAATATAGGGCTCGTCTAGAGAACCACTTTCAACACAGTAACGCAGCAGCCCATTAAACAGCGCAATATCACCGTCATTAGGGATAGATAGATGTAAGTCGGATTGCTGGGCCGTCACTGTTTCGCGCGGATCAATCACCACGAGCCTCAATTCAGGGTTACGTTCTCGAGCCTGCTGGATCCGCCTGAACAAGACGGGGTGTGTCCATGCGGTATTCGCCCCACATATAACGATTAGCTCCGCATCATCTATGTCGTCATAGTTAACAGGGACGACATCTTCTCCAAACGCACGGTTGTGAGCCACGACGGCAGAAGACATACATAGCCGTGAATTGGTGTCGATGTTCGCGCTGCCGACCACGCCCTTCATAAACTTATTGGCTACGTAATAGTCTTCAGTCAGTAGTTGACCCGAAACATACATTGCCGTGGAATCTGCACCATGGTTTTGAATCGCTTCACTATAGGCAGTCGCGATCAACTCCGTTACTCGCTCCCAACTTATCTCTTTGCCATCCAGCTTTGGATACAGCAATCGTGAAGGCATGTCTAAGCTCTGAGCTAATGCGGAACCTTTGACACACAAAGCCCCTTGATTTGCAGGATGCGCCTTATCCCCTTCTATTCCCAACTGATTCACTTCCACACCGCATCCCACTCCACAATATGGGCAGGCCGTTTTTGTACATTCCCTTGTCATCACTTACTCCTTGAAATAAAAAACCTCCTCCACCATAAAAGTGGAGGAGGCTTCATCGCCTGTGACGTTGTTATATGTATTTGTTGCCTAATTAAGCCAGGCTTATTGACAACAGCAAGTAGGATGCCAGATAGATAATCCAATACAATCAACAGGTTACATTCAACTCAGTGCTTTCATTGCACCATCTATGTGCAAGAAAAGGCCAATATGGTTCGCCATACCATTCGCGAGTCGTTTTTATTCTTCTGGACCTCGAAGCTAAGCCAATCCGTAACTTATATTTATATATATTATATTGATCACTTTTGAGCCATTAATTCCATTAGTATAATTTTCAATATAAATTCACCTTACATATTTTGTGACTATACAGTTATTTTAAACAAGTGTTTATGTAAATAAAAAACCTCAAACCTTAAAATAATAGAACTATCAGTTTATTGAAATTTTAAATTCGAATTCCCTTCTAAAGCTTTTAATTACGTAGCCTACCATTTATTTACCATTTACTAATTTAAATATTACTAAACATCAATAGCTTAAACATTGATCAATAAATTACCATTTATGTGAGCTATAACTCATTTAGTTCATTCTTATTGCTATAGATTCAACCAAAATATTGATCGGAGGAATTTATAAAACCTATTTAATACACAGGAAAATTAAACCATACAGCTTGCTATAAATATAAATCTCACCATTACCATAAATATAACAACGGTAGGCGTGAGCACGCATAAATATAAGGTATTAGAATGAAAAACATAAAAAAGCCACTCCTTTTATCCACTATTTGTTTAGGCTTAATTAGTGCTGGAATTCAGGCTTCAACGTCAAGTGAATTACTCGTCCCATCGTCAGCTGAACAGCAGATTGGGCAGATTAGCTATGAAACAATTATCGGTGAAAACGGTGCATTCATTGACCTAGATACCGATGAATTCATCCTTAACCAGAAAGAGTGGTTTCAAATTCAAACCTACGTTGAAGGTGCGCTATCGTTACCTATTACTGAAGCGAGTATGAAGTCTGCTTTCAACATTGCTGATGACGTTCCGTTTTCAAACTTTAAAGCGCTGGTAGAACAATATGGGAAAGTACATTCCGAAGCGTTTTATTGGAAGAAAGATCTCTATCCAAGCATTGTGGGCTTAGCGCTGTCACTGTCCAACTACAATGACATTCAGAAATATATGGTCCAGCCGCTTAGTGATCAGTTAACGATCATTCTGTCTAAATCCTTTTCTCCACTACCCGCGGATGTTCAAGCGGTCGATCAAGCTCGTCAACTTGCCATTGCCTACCTTAGCGCTCTGAAAAACTTCTCGGTAGAAAATCACAAGAAAGTAGAAAAGGCTAGCGATGACCTGCTCGCATTCTCAGCAAAGATGGAAGAACAAAAACTCCAACTTGATGTACTAAAAAGCACACACAGTGGATACCTAGATGATGATGGTAGTGAACTTCAACAGCGCGTGAATGACTTGAATAACCGCATTAATCAGCTAAACAAAGATTACAACCACTACGTTACTGTTGCTTCTACTGCTGTCACTTATGCTTGGTTCCCGTTGGTAGCAGTTCCTATTATGGGTGTTTATGGCGACAAAGCTGAAAAGGCCAGAAAGTTGCGCAATCAACTTCAGGATGAAGCAAAAGTACTTGAAGCTCAGCTTTCAACGACTCAGAAGGTATACAACTCCTACAAGCGTTCAACTGACAGTATCAATTACATCTCAAGCAAAATTGAAAACGCCATACCTTATGTCAATAAGCTGAAACTGCATTGGCAGAAAATGAATACGGATTTTGATTCTCTCATCGTTGCGCTCGAAGCAGCCGAATCAAGCACTGAAATATTACAATCTAATGCATTAAGAGCCGCCGCAGAAGCGATGGCGAATACCGCTGTTGCAGAGCAAAACTGGAGCAATATCAGTGATAAAGCGAAAACCTTTTCCAACAACGCATACATAGAAAAAGCCGAATAATCTCTTCCAATAACCAATAACGGGATTTATCCCTCACTTCCCCACCCGCGCAGTTGCGTCGGGTGTGGGCAAAGCTACCTCAAATAAACCAAAGGTAGCGAAAAATAAGGAAATAAAAATGAAGAAGATCCTTGTCCTTGCTGTTACGGCAGCGCTTTCAAATGGCGTCATTGCCTCTGATTGGCTTAATATCAACGACCTGCCTTCAAATACTGAATACCCAGAATGGCTAAACACACCATACGTACAAAATGATTCTGTAACACGCTCTACTTCTGACTTGTATGTAAACCTTAAAGATTGGATTAACCAACAAAATTTATACAAAGTAAAACCTACCAAGATATATATTTTCGCGGACACTTTGGAAGTAGATGAGAACTTTAATTTGGTCATGAACAACCAAAATATCGTGATCTTTGCTCGCCGAGTGGTAGGCGCAGGCGTGCCAACATTTGTGCTCGGCCAACAAGGTGCTGCGGCTTCCGTCACCGTTATTGCCCAAAAAATGGAAACACCATTTAATGTGTTGGCTTTCACACCAGAGGGCACTGTTACCGCGGACACAATTGATACTAAAGAGAGCCAAGGCACTTCGATTATTTTGTCGAAAGAACACTATGTTAAGCAACAACTTTCCAGTGAACTAGCTGCCAACATACAATTGGCGAAACAACAGTTCTCTGATATTGCTAACCGCTCTTTCGATATGGCTACAAGCTTATACGACACTCAACCAGCGACAAGTCTGGCAATACTCAATTGGCTCGAAGTGAGCATGAGAAACGCGGGTAAAACTGTTTCTGAGGATCCTTTGTTAACTGACCTTTATCTTCAGACCGTTGCTTTCAAACAGTTCACCGACTTAAGTAGCCGCTCGGACAACTTTGTCCCTTATCTCGACCGTTCACTGTATCAAGAGAAATACAAAGCCTACCTTCAGGCAATGATCGCTTTTGAGCAGAAACGTGAACTGGTCTCAGATAGAAATAGCCGCATCGAAGATAAAATTGAAAATACCCGCCTGGCTCTAGCGAACATCGATGATGTTCTAGAATCTCAGGACTCCATCGTAAAACAGTCCGAACAAAACATCGCTAAACTACTCGATAGTGTTACCGCTGTTGAAGCGCAATACAAAACTCAGGAGCTTACGGCGTTAAGCGCCCGCAGTGATTACCTGTATGGTGTCGAAGTCTGGAAGACTCAACAACAACTCAACGCAGCACTGGCGATTTTTAAAGCCATCGCAGAAATTGGAGGCGCGGTAAGTGGTGTATTCACAGGTAATTTGTCTGGCATTAATGACGTAACCGAGCAATTGGCGAAAACGCCAGAAGCGCTCGACAAAGCAAAGAACCTAGTAACAAACGTTAAGAATGTTACTGGTATCATTGATAGCATCACCAAGACTGTTGCGGGGATTGCTTCTCTTACCAACGAAGTTAAGTCCACGATTAAGCAACAGCGAATTTCAGAGACTATGGACTCGTTTGATTTCGCGGTCCCCTCTTTAAATGAGAGTAATCTCGCATGGGATTTAATGCTAACTGAGGTAAGAAGCAACCTACGTTACGCTGACTCATTAGGTATTAAGGGCGCTCGCGTTTATCTTCTTGAAATGGAAAAACAAGTTCTGCTAGGCAAAGCCATTAATGCATCGCAGTTAAATCTTGTTCAGGAGCAAGCAAAACTGGTTGATTTACTCCTAACTCGTAAAGTCACACTCAATCAAAAGGACCGCTTAACAAGTTTAATAGCGAGTGCCAGCGAAGATAGCGCTGTACAAAAACGTATTGAGCAAGAGCTATCACGAGTCTCATTGCACTTCAAACGTCCTATGTTTGTGGCCCTTTCAAACTATGTCGCCGCCTATGAGTATTGGGCACTTAAAGATAGTGATGTGAAACCGAGCTTAGGTAAATCCTACTTAGAATACCAATTTGATCTGGCTGCTATTGAGAATGAGTACGTCAACGCGCTCAATCGTTTTCAACCTGCGCCGCAAGATTTCAATATCGACAACTTCGTCATTGACGATGCGAAACAAATTGAAGCCTTGTTCAAAACGGGTGAGTTCAACTTCAATGTCCCACTGGAGCAATCGCAATTCTGCGCCTTTGACCGCGTGAGATTAGACAAGATTCGCGTATTCATCGAAGGTGAAAATCTTCCCTACGGTAAACAATTCAATTTGAGTATTTCTAACGGCGGAAACTACTATGATCGCTTCAGACAAGAAGAGTTTAAGTTTAGCGCTAACCCTATAACACGCGCCTTTTACTACCGACTCGATGATGCGGTTAACAACCAAGTAAGTATCATTACCGACGGATCACTTTCAGACAAGTTTGCTTATGCCTATTTTGAGCCGACTCCATTTACCAACTGGAATGTAACACTCAATAATTTTGATAGTACAGATACCAGCAATAATCAGTACTTGAACTCGGTTGAGCGATTGAGAGTAGAGTTTTCAGGCAACGGAATTCCAAATGGGAGAAGTTGTTCAAACTAGAACTAGATATATTCAAACTTCAGATACAAAAAAACCAGCAAATGCTGGCTGAGATGTTCTGAAAATTGAATGGAGGCGCGTCCCGGAGTCGAACCGAGGTCCACGGATTTGCAATCCGCTGCATAGCCACTCTGCCAACGCGCCTCAAATTGTGCTTTTTCACCTAACTAGCTTTAGCCAGAAAAGTAGATGGTGCCCCGGGCCGGACTTGAACCGGCACAGCGCGAACGCCGAGGGATTTTAAATCCCTTGTGTCTACCAATTCCACCACCAGGGCAACGCAATCATGCGATGGTAACACCACCTGTTCTGACGACCTATGCCGTGAGAACGAGGTGTACTTTAACGGATTGAGATTCAAGGTCAACAAGAAATTTATTCATTTTGATTCAACTGGTTAAAAAGACAACTTAACGTTTGCCAGTTAAGCAATTCGATCAAAACTTCAACGCCACTTCAAATAGAAAGAGCCACTTAAAATGTGGCTCTTAGGGTATTCATCGCTTAAGCACAGCAATTACAATTACGTTTATAACGGTCCATTTTACCGATACCTGGATTAAAGGTATTGGTAGGATCTAATTGGTGGTAAAACTTTTGCAACGAATTTTCTGCTTCGTACAAGTGCCCAACGTTATGCTCTGCGGGGTATTTTGCCCCTCGGCTGTTTAGATGCTCCAACATCAGCTTTTTCATTCGCTTGGTGTCAGTGCCTTTCTTGAAAATGTAATCTTGGTGGAACACGTAACACATAAAGTGACCATAATAGAGCGACTTAACCAAGTTTTGGCTCACTTCCTCCGGCAAGGTTTCTAACCACTCTTCG
This window encodes:
- the cobA gene encoding uroporphyrinogen-III C-methyltransferase — its product is MKLGKRVKEGSQFGLRGAGFIAHQYVKQPILTGSGCDSEGIKRGKVQLVGAGPNDPELLTIKALKAIQQADVIVFDRLVNREILDFAADKCQQIYVGKRCGQPSLKQEEISQFLVELAKLGKRVVRLKGGDPFIFGRGGEEGLLLAKHNIEFEVIPGITAAIGCAASSYIPLTHRKIARSVTFVTGQVVTGALPAWSELVKAGQTLVFYMGLEKAQEIQQGLVEQGLNPDFPLAIITHGCSRQQKVHVSCLNSLTAKAKELKGVSPALIILGEVVKLREELNMTIESVISQEEV
- a CDS encoding nitrate reductase, producing the protein MTRECTKTACPYCGVGCGVEVNQLGIEGDKAHPANQGALCVKGSALAQSLDMPSRLLYPKLDGKEISWERVTELIATAYSEAIQNHGADSTAMYVSGQLLTEDYYVANKFMKGVVGSANIDTNSRLCMSSAVVAHNRAFGEDVVPVNYDDIDDAELIVICGANTAWTHPVLFRRIQQARERNPELRLVVIDPRETVTAQQSDLHLSIPNDGDIALFNGLLRYCVESGSLDEPYIESHTSGFGALVDLVMSKEFGIEALCEKLELSQEQLKTFYRWFATTRKTITLFCQGVNQSQYGADKANTIINAHLATGKIGIQGAGPFSITGQPNAMGGREVGGLANQLAIHRGFDPESIKLVSEFWNTDTLAQQPGLKAIEMFEAVDRGDIQVIWIMATNPVVSMPDNAFVKRALEKCPLVIVSDVTADSDIAKYADLLLPASGWGEKQGMVTNSERMLTRQRQFMLAKGAAKPDWQAISDVGARLCELQGRENAFDFAREADVFREYAAMTGLNTQSSLLLDLSEFANMTDEEYLNWQPIQWGGERPLHNGQFSFADRKARFVIPALPTKQQDQSWWLNTGRQRDQWHTMTRTGYISHLAATEPEPTVYMSSRSAAYMDVKSGRLVALVSSETERKIIARVAIDDGLGKRQLFMSMHWAGEYGGESQVNAVVSRIADPSSGQPAFKSQPVELFPVKAQTYGLYLGERFVEHDFIYQSFQTEERVGVWRFADTKFYDKSFATELGETPHKRKVVLELASGWLTVCYDEVGEDKIIRSLLMTSQLPIEVDVSNLAGLIGKPLTFSALLSVSSQQEASELICSCFRVSDKQILRELESGDCTSINQLKTKLKCGTNCGSCLPQVERLVASHGQTILIAK
- a CDS encoding alpha-xenorhabdolysin family binary toxin subunit A; translated protein: MKNIKKPLLLSTICLGLISAGIQASTSSELLVPSSAEQQIGQISYETIIGENGAFIDLDTDEFILNQKEWFQIQTYVEGALSLPITEASMKSAFNIADDVPFSNFKALVEQYGKVHSEAFYWKKDLYPSIVGLALSLSNYNDIQKYMVQPLSDQLTIILSKSFSPLPADVQAVDQARQLAIAYLSALKNFSVENHKKVEKASDDLLAFSAKMEEQKLQLDVLKSTHSGYLDDDGSELQQRVNDLNNRINQLNKDYNHYVTVASTAVTYAWFPLVAVPIMGVYGDKAEKARKLRNQLQDEAKVLEAQLSTTQKVYNSYKRSTDSINYISSKIENAIPYVNKLKLHWQKMNTDFDSLIVALEAAESSTEILQSNALRAAAEAMANTAVAEQNWSNISDKAKTFSNNAYIEKAE